A stretch of Alphaproteobacteria bacterium DNA encodes these proteins:
- a CDS encoding penicillin-binding protein 1A encodes MLICLISITGIGTLWAVFSYYSRDLPDHKQLATYDPPVVTRLYAGDGRLFQEYSKERRVFVPISVIPTHVISTFLAAEDKNFYLHRGVDLVSTLRALFMNLLSLATERRAGGASTITQQVAKNFLIGNEYSYVRKIKEAIIAFRLENTYTKEKILELYLNEIYLGSGCYGVAAAALHYFNKSLDELSTAEAAFLAGLPKAPNNYHPVRNPERALDRRNWVIGRILQNGLIDEEEAERALNTPLRANLSNRKDIVQADYFSEEVRRELVSNFGSQELYKGGLVVRTTLDPYLQKIADDSLREGLINYDRRHGWLGPYTSISLTNWTQNLADLKPPAGLLSLKMAVVLSLHSDGVTIGLADGSRGHIPLNELTWARRRIMDSDGSHHLGPPVKYPSVILEVGNVILVDALKGGKSGTYSLQQIPNVGGALIALDPHTGRVLALTGGYSYEISEFNRAMQAWRQAGSIFKTFVYMAALEKGHTPTTLVLDEPIKIDLGYGLGEWEPQNIAKKFYGEVTLRTGLEKSHNVTTVRLAQDVGLAKISEIAKRFGVNDSLPPQWAMALGAGETTLLRLTAAYAVFANGGKKVTPTFIDRIQDRRGNTIFRQDKRTCEQCQTQEWSSSLPPQLPDIRKNISDPAESYQMVSILKGAVENGTSRRGKVEGFSLAAKTGSTNNFRDAWTVGFSPNLVVGVFIGHDNPRPLGKFEPGGIAAAPIFGSFMRAALKGTTPVPFRTPPGLRFKRMNPETGKIASPGDRNVILEGYKPGTEPTLEGQNELLVIGKEVPFDEIEADIQRTLALLEDAKRERNELQEKETPEAVEMPSAKSLEELIISPSDPGSGIIY; translated from the coding sequence ATGCTTATTTGTCTCATCTCGATCACGGGAATAGGAACCCTCTGGGCTGTCTTCTCATATTACAGTAGGGATCTGCCAGACCACAAACAATTGGCCACTTACGATCCACCTGTCGTAACACGACTTTACGCCGGAGACGGCCGCCTTTTCCAGGAATACTCTAAAGAACGCCGAGTCTTTGTTCCCATCTCTGTTATTCCTACACACGTTATCAGTACCTTCTTAGCCGCAGAAGACAAGAACTTTTACCTCCATAGAGGCGTAGATCTTGTAAGTACCCTTAGAGCCCTTTTTATGAATTTGCTCTCTCTTGCCACTGAGCGACGTGCCGGTGGGGCCTCAACAATTACGCAACAAGTGGCCAAGAATTTTCTCATTGGAAATGAATACTCCTATGTACGAAAAATAAAAGAAGCCATTATCGCCTTTAGGTTAGAGAATACGTATACAAAGGAAAAAATCCTCGAGCTGTACTTAAATGAGATTTATTTAGGGTCAGGCTGCTACGGTGTCGCTGCCGCGGCTCTCCACTACTTTAATAAATCACTAGATGAATTGAGCACTGCCGAAGCAGCTTTCCTTGCGGGCCTACCAAAAGCCCCCAATAACTATCATCCCGTACGGAACCCTGAAAGAGCCTTGGATAGAAGAAATTGGGTCATCGGACGCATCCTTCAAAATGGCCTCATTGATGAAGAAGAAGCAGAAAGGGCTCTTAATACCCCATTGAGAGCAAATCTATCCAATCGGAAAGATATCGTGCAGGCCGATTACTTTTCTGAAGAAGTCCGCAGAGAGCTTGTGAGTAACTTTGGCTCGCAAGAACTGTATAAGGGAGGGTTAGTCGTTCGCACGACCCTAGATCCCTATTTGCAAAAAATTGCCGATGATTCCCTGAGAGAAGGATTGATTAACTATGATCGGCGCCATGGTTGGCTGGGACCCTATACAAGTATATCACTAACTAACTGGACTCAAAATCTAGCAGATTTAAAACCACCTGCCGGATTGTTGTCCCTTAAAATGGCTGTCGTATTATCCTTGCATAGTGATGGCGTCACCATCGGTTTGGCAGATGGTTCCCGGGGACACATCCCTTTAAACGAGCTCACGTGGGCGCGACGACGCATAATGGATTCAGATGGATCCCATCATTTGGGGCCACCAGTCAAATATCCCAGTGTCATTCTGGAAGTCGGAAATGTCATTCTTGTAGACGCCCTAAAAGGGGGCAAGTCTGGAACGTACTCCTTACAACAAATCCCTAACGTTGGGGGGGCTCTTATTGCACTGGATCCACATACAGGCCGTGTATTGGCTCTCACAGGAGGATATAGCTACGAAATCAGTGAATTCAACCGAGCGATGCAAGCTTGGCGTCAAGCAGGGTCAATTTTTAAGACCTTCGTCTACATGGCTGCGTTAGAAAAAGGCCACACACCCACCACACTTGTTCTAGATGAACCAATAAAAATTGACCTTGGTTATGGCCTTGGAGAATGGGAACCCCAAAATATAGCCAAAAAATTCTATGGAGAAGTCACTTTAAGAACGGGGCTCGAAAAGTCACATAACGTTACAACCGTCCGTTTAGCCCAGGATGTGGGACTTGCTAAAATATCAGAAATTGCAAAACGCTTCGGCGTGAATGACAGCCTTCCTCCTCAATGGGCTATGGCCCTGGGAGCAGGGGAGACAACACTCCTCAGACTAACGGCCGCATATGCCGTATTTGCCAACGGAGGAAAGAAGGTAACGCCTACTTTTATCGATCGTATTCAAGATAGACGCGGAAATACAATCTTTAGACAAGATAAGAGAACATGTGAACAATGCCAGACTCAAGAATGGTCGAGTTCACTCCCTCCCCAGCTCCCTGATATTCGTAAAAATATCTCTGACCCAGCAGAATCCTACCAAATGGTCTCTATCCTAAAAGGTGCCGTAGAAAATGGTACAAGTCGACGCGGAAAAGTTGAAGGCTTTTCGTTAGCTGCTAAAACGGGGTCCACAAACAACTTCCGAGATGCTTGGACCGTAGGTTTCTCTCCAAATCTAGTGGTTGGTGTCTTTATTGGACATGATAATCCAAGGCCTCTTGGAAAATTTGAGCCCGGCGGCATTGCAGCAGCGCCCATATTTGGGAGCTTCATGAGAGCTGCACTAAAAGGAACCACACCTGTTCCATTCCGCACCCCTCCAGGATTGCGGTTTAAACGCATGAATCCTGAAACAGGAAAAATTGCCAGTCCCGGAGATAGAAATGTGATTCTAGAAGGCTATAAGCCCGGAACCGAGCCAACTCTTGAGGGGCAAAACGAACTGCTTGTTATTGGAAAAGAAGTTCCCTTTGACGAAATTGAAGCAGATATTCAAAGGACCCTTGCGCTTCTTGAAGACGCGAAACGTGAAAGAAACGAGCTTCAGGAAAAAGAAACGCCAGAAGCTGTAGAAATGCCCTCTGCTAAATCCCTGGAAGAGCTTATTATATCTCCATCAGATCCAGGATCTGGGATCATATATTAA
- a CDS encoding N-acetylmuramoyl-L-alanine amidase — protein sequence MSFSKSQVSKIFLICCFAIIFPSLSFASVQIESIRVGVDKEKTRFVLDLSQKLTSYKAISTTDGTEIKFQLPDISGTLPTLHKPEGRILAFDWKSLEPKGVTLVLQVKPNTKVQKIFTLPPSGKYVHPRLVIDLAGSAPLKSQETKVEATKPPIKPKQLSKKKEDSYLSKIEPKEKPITAISTLGPLLHEKKRIVILDPGHGGRDSGSAGKTGVLEKHITLAFAREIKNHLELSGRYLVYLTRDADVSVPLRRRVAFARAKKANVFVSIHADANIDHKISGLSIYTLSKEASDEEAERLAEKENKADIIFGIDLSTKSDEVSNILIDLAQRETMNNSVHFARLFLKEVKEQIKLCKNTQRSADFAVLTSPDIPSMLLELGYLSNAADEKRLQQPSFRAIVASQLLTALDKYFFERHERKI from the coding sequence TTGTCGTTCAGTAAGTCTCAAGTATCAAAAATTTTCCTCATATGTTGCTTTGCCATAATATTCCCCTCGCTGTCTTTTGCCTCAGTCCAAATTGAATCTATCAGGGTCGGCGTTGATAAAGAAAAAACAAGATTTGTCCTGGACCTTAGCCAAAAACTTACCTCATATAAAGCTATCTCGACAACTGACGGGACCGAAATTAAATTTCAACTTCCAGACATTTCTGGGACGCTTCCTACCCTTCATAAACCGGAGGGGCGTATACTAGCTTTTGACTGGAAAAGCCTCGAACCAAAAGGTGTCACTCTCGTTTTGCAGGTGAAGCCAAATACGAAGGTTCAAAAAATCTTTACCCTTCCTCCAAGTGGAAAATATGTTCATCCTCGCCTGGTCATAGACTTGGCAGGTTCTGCCCCCCTAAAAAGTCAAGAAACTAAGGTAGAAGCCACTAAACCACCTATAAAACCCAAGCAACTCTCCAAAAAGAAAGAAGACTCTTATTTATCCAAGATAGAGCCGAAAGAAAAGCCAATCACTGCCATATCAACACTTGGGCCACTGCTCCATGAAAAAAAACGTATTGTCATCTTGGATCCAGGACATGGAGGAAGAGACTCAGGTTCTGCCGGAAAAACAGGCGTTCTTGAAAAACATATAACCCTTGCTTTTGCCCGTGAGATTAAAAATCACCTAGAATTAAGCGGTCGGTACTTAGTCTATCTCACCCGAGATGCAGATGTTTCTGTCCCACTTAGAAGAAGAGTGGCCTTTGCCCGTGCAAAAAAAGCAAACGTGTTTGTGTCTATTCATGCAGACGCTAATATCGACCACAAGATCTCGGGACTTTCAATCTATACATTATCGAAGGAAGCTTCGGACGAAGAAGCAGAACGCTTAGCCGAAAAAGAAAACAAAGCAGATATTATTTTTGGCATCGATCTTTCAACCAAGTCTGATGAAGTGTCCAATATCCTGATAGATCTTGCCCAACGGGAAACCATGAATAACTCTGTCCATTTTGCCAGATTGTTTCTGAAAGAGGTGAAAGAACAGATTAAATTGTGCAAGAACACCCAACGATCTGCAGATTTTGCAGTTCTAACTTCGCCCGACATCCCATCAATGCTTTTAGAGCTGGGATATCTTTCAAACGCAGCTGATGAAAAACGTTTGCAACAGCCTTCCTTTAGAGCCATTGTGGCTTCTCAGCTTTTAACAGCATTGGATAAATATTTTTTCGAACGACATGAAAGGAAGATATAA
- a CDS encoding M48 family metalloprotease, whose product MFLKRFVTALFLLTLFGLGNQLHAVEFKTGTMIRDAEVESILKSYLDPIVTAAGMNPERAKIYIIVDPELNASAGLGSTLFINTGFILNTDGPSQLVGVFAHEVGHISGGHSVRQEADLKKMTTPAMAMGLLGGALGLLAGSPDVATASLLGGAQVAQRSMLHYSRGREASADQAAVKYLDKLGWSLKGFLEFFDKIKDQELLPESRQNPYARTHPLTQERLDFVENQYKKSPIKSSTMSRNFENSHKRMKIKLQAYLDSPSRTLSLHKESDKSFLSQYARTIATYRQGNLSQATNLIDALLVSNPEDPYLWELKGEILFEAGEKVKAFRALEKALTLSDNNPLIQVALAHVLLEMNTADANQRARVELSKALQKENDFGQAWHFLAIAYGRENNIGMAALSLSEQALLGHTRENKERALQQAKRALHHLKKGTPGYRRATDIQTNLAHEEVLGSTKKSFLPKIRFGQ is encoded by the coding sequence ACGGCCCTTTTTCTCTTGACCCTGTTTGGACTGGGCAATCAATTACATGCTGTCGAATTTAAGACCGGTACCATGATTCGAGATGCAGAAGTTGAAAGCATTCTAAAAAGTTATCTGGATCCAATTGTTACGGCTGCTGGTATGAACCCAGAGCGCGCCAAAATATACATCATTGTCGACCCCGAACTGAATGCAAGTGCCGGGCTTGGAAGTACCTTGTTTATTAACACAGGTTTTATTCTTAATACGGATGGACCGTCTCAATTAGTTGGCGTTTTTGCCCATGAGGTGGGACACATATCCGGAGGCCATTCGGTCCGCCAAGAGGCTGACCTTAAAAAAATGACAACACCAGCCATGGCTATGGGACTTTTAGGGGGAGCCTTAGGTCTCCTTGCAGGAAGTCCCGACGTCGCCACAGCCTCCCTCCTTGGTGGCGCACAAGTCGCCCAACGCAGTATGCTCCACTATAGTCGTGGACGAGAGGCTTCTGCTGATCAAGCTGCGGTGAAATATCTAGACAAATTAGGGTGGAGTTTGAAGGGATTCTTAGAATTTTTCGATAAGATTAAAGACCAGGAACTTCTTCCTGAATCTCGCCAGAATCCCTACGCAAGAACCCATCCCTTGACTCAAGAAAGACTGGATTTTGTAGAAAATCAGTACAAAAAGTCTCCCATTAAAAGTTCAACCATGTCCCGGAACTTCGAAAATAGCCATAAACGAATGAAGATAAAGTTGCAGGCCTATCTCGACTCACCCTCTAGAACACTCTCTCTACACAAAGAAAGTGATAAAAGCTTCCTGTCACAGTATGCCCGTACAATTGCAACCTATCGCCAGGGAAACCTTTCCCAAGCTACGAATTTGATCGATGCACTTTTAGTTTCCAATCCTGAAGATCCGTATCTTTGGGAATTAAAAGGCGAGATTCTTTTTGAAGCTGGAGAAAAGGTGAAAGCCTTCCGTGCTCTTGAAAAAGCCCTCACCCTTTCTGACAATAACCCTCTTATTCAAGTTGCATTGGCTCATGTTCTATTGGAGATGAATACTGCGGACGCCAATCAACGTGCACGTGTTGAATTATCGAAAGCCCTCCAAAAAGAAAATGACTTTGGTCAGGCCTGGCACTTTTTAGCCATTGCCTATGGTCGAGAAAACAACATTGGAATGGCTGCCCTTTCATTGAGCGAACAAGCCCTACTTGGTCATACTAGGGAAAATAAGGAAAGAGCTCTTCAACAAGCAAAGAGGGCATTGCACCACTTGAAAAAGGGAACACCTGGATATAGAAGGGCAACTGATATACAAACGAACCTGGCTCATGAAGAAGTCCTTGGCTCCACCAAAAAGTCATTTTTACCAAAAATCCGCTTTGGACAATAA